The Pseudorasbora parva isolate DD20220531a chromosome 21, ASM2467924v1, whole genome shotgun sequence sequence GTTAAACAATGTGGCTTCACATGCGTCGCAGCTCTCTCTCACTCCGCGCACTGCTCTTTTCCAGGCAATCTTGGCTGCAGAGCAAAGCAAACAGGAGAAGGATGAAACGGACATTCACAGAGCTCACCCACTATTTCTTTTTCCTTACACTCTGCTGTCAATACAATGGTTAACTGATAACAATGTTTTAGGAGGTTGTGTATGACggaacatttttatatttttctataCTATTAAATGAATAGAAAAGGCTTTATTGGGCAGTGTAACGCACCATCTTTCTTTATCCATGTAGTTGCTGTATTCTCAGTTATAACCAGCTGACAGAATTTGTCTCCAATGTAGCTGAGGATGTATTTGGAGGTCTCCAGGTCCAGGTTGTTTTCTTCATAGCCGTCAGGAGCCCAGAGACTGAGTGCCTCTTCATCATATTGATCAGGAGAGGAGAAGCCATCAATCCGGATCACACCGTTCTTACTGTACGAGAGGCTGGAAATAAGGGAGGAGAACAATAATGTGAAATTAGAGTTTATTTCCTTCCCTAAGAGCAATTCCGTAACAACATAATGAGAAAACTGTTGACGCAAGACACGGTAGAAAAAGCACAAGTACTTAGTAAAAACTAGTACATTCTGTGAGATGACATCTGACTGGTTTCATAGAACAACCAAGATGAGCCTGGCCTATTTTAAATGGAAAGAATAATTAAAGACAACCATCAAGGCGCCTAGCAACGGTAAGTATTTTTATACTTGTCAAAAATAGTTACAATCCATGTCCCCTTTGCCACTAGAAACATCGATCTACATTCACTTTGTGCACACAGATGGGACTCAATgacttttatgattttttttttaacccaattaATTGTGGGATAGCTACAGTTTAACAAGCTTCAATTCAAATGACTCAAGCTCAAGGAAATGTTGTTTGCTTGTTGTCAGAAAAGTAAAGATTGAATTATTTCAATTCAATGTAATTGACATTTTGCAAAAAGCTATTTCGTAATTTCTAAAACCTAGAAACAACAATCTTCTGCTCTTTTTGGcatgttttgtattttgtattgtcTGTATTATATTGTGTATTTCTACTAtactacagattttttttatatttctgcGGCAGCAACAACCTTCCCTATTTACTACACCACACATATTATTAGTATTACGATGCATCCTGACGAGTGCACAGCATATGTGGTATTGAGTTCCTCACTTATACTCACCGGCGGAAGTGGTAGAAGCGGCAGAAGACAGGCGAGTGGGCAGGCTCTTCCCCTTTCTTGGTGCGGACGGAGCGGCACTCCCTGCACTTCTGTAAGTTGGGTCCAATTTCAGAGCACGAGTCATCCTGCAGGAAGGACTCGCCTGTCTGCTTTAGCTTCTTTACTTTCCTCCAATCCTTCAGTACTGATCGGGGAATGCCATCTATTTCCACAGATTACACATCATAGATTCCATTACTTTATCCATTTAATAACGTATTGCataaaaacatcacatttattaATCATTAACTGAATAATAATTAGCCTGGCCGAGATATATCAGTCTATCACTATGTGGGGATGGTGAGAGAAGAGTGCAGAGTTTGAAAAGTTAATGTTTATGTTGTAACCACAAGCAAGTATAACTGACAGTTGTGACCTGCTCTTCTGTTACCGTGACCTACAGCTTTAGAAGCTATGCAGTTACAAAGACGCTCCATTTTGCTACACAGCAATCATCAGAAAGCGCTAATAAAAGCCCAAGTGCTCTTGGAAATGTTTTCCACATAAATGTGAGCATTCTAGGAGAAGCCATTTGCACAGCTGCCGTCCAGATGTTCTCCAAACACACCTTgctctctttctcacacactgCAAACCTTCCAATAACCCCAAAGTTCAAGTTAACATGAAACCGGCATTCACAATCCATTTTTCTTCCATATTGTGGATTATATATAAGTGggaaaaaaatgtttccccCATTTTTGATGGACTTGCACTGAGCTTTGTGACACACTTCTGTTTTGAAATAGTACAACTCATTTATTTCTGGTTATGTACAATGTGCTCTAGGCATCTACTTGACTAAACACTACTTAAAAAGAGTGTCCACATAACGTTTTAAAAAACGGAACATTTTCAGAGACAGGAGACAAGATATTCAGATTATTACTGTGTAGCGGAATTTACACACCGAAAGTAAAATGAAGTTTTCATTGAGTTTAAGACCTGATGAATAAGATCAGTACacacctttatttatttgtatcgtttataaatattgtatcACTATTCtgtgttatttttcattgtcaatcTTTTCGCTGTAtgtaatttacatgtttatACCAAAATTCTTAATTGATACTTAAAGAATTATAAAGTATTATCAATTATTTGCTATTATTGCAGGGACctttattacattaatattaatcagCATTGGATTGCTATTTACTATTAACTACTAAAAATTAGGTATTAGTTAAAATCATTTCTAACCTAGGTAACATCACcacaaaaaaatgttggttcACTGGTGGAGTTAATACATTTAAGACTTTTTTGATTATTATGGGAATAATATCAACAATAAAATTTGGAACATGTACCAACATATTCATTTTATCTAATATTATATGTGCCATGGAAACAAAAATTTCCATAATAATGCACTAAGACCCTTCAGAGACAGGGCAAGCTAAATGATTTTGCAGTGTACAAAACACAGATTCAAACTGTGATGGGGACTATGTTGCACTTACTAGTACTGGCCAGCTTAAGTTTGGTTTTTTCCTTGGCACTCCGGAAAATACCATTTGGCTTCACCTCATCCTCCTCCTTCTCATTGTCTCCCTTTCTTTTCTGCAGGTCGTTCTGCTTCTTTTTATAAGTGGGCTTGGGTTGCCGTTTAGTCCTTTGTTCTAGCTTGCTCTCACTAGAGTCTGAGTCATCACCACTCTCCGAACCCGATTCGTACGTACGCTTGAGAGTACGGCGTGTCTTTCGGTCATCCTGAGACAGTTTGTCCTCTTGTCCTTTGCTGTCCTTGCCTAGATCCACATCACTGGATGCAGGGGCAATCAGGTTGACAGAGCATGGCTTAATTAGCTCAGAAATGGCATTCCCGCCTTTTTCagatttgtttgtgtttttatccTCCTCTGAGTGTCGTGTGAGCCAGGCTTTCTTGAGCTTGTGGTAGTTAGACTGGCACACCTGCGCTGGCTGTCCGTTAGGCAATGGGCTGGCTTTGCTGGCAGGATTGCTGGGCATGGAATTATCCTGGGTGATGGTGGGCGAGTCCTGAGAGGATCTGACACTACTGCTCTCACTCTCAGAGGCGCTGCTGGAACCACGAGACTGTGCCGCAGCCAGAGCCGCTTTGGCCTTCTTCAGGTGAACATAGTTCCTTGAGTAGGCCTGTGTGCCAGCATGAGGCAGCAAACTAGGGGAGGTGGTTCTCGAACCTCCCTCCTGCGACTCAACAACAGTGGGAGGGCGGCTTTTTGAAGAAGAGCTCTCCAGTCTGGTACTACCACTAGTGCCAGAGATGGAGAATGAAAGATCTGCTCCATTGTGGCTCTGCGTGCTAAACGTGCTGCTGGCAGTAGCAATGGCTTCATTAGTCCTTGTGTTGCACACAGAATTGGCCACAACTGCCACTGAGCTGGGAATGACACCTGGTGATGCTCTAATCAGGTTTTTGTTGTACTGATCACTGGGATCCTCCAAATTTGTGTTTGGTAGGATGACTCTTCCAGATTCCCTGCTCTCGGACACTTTCAAGCAGTCTGACTGAGTGTGGCTAGCAAACAATCTGCCACCAAGTTGCTCTTTGGAGGCAATCTTGGGACCTAGCGAACCGTCATATTTTATGCAAGTAGAAGGGCGGACAATAACAGATGCCATGGCTGCCTGCGGCTTCCCTTGGCTATTCTCTGAATGCCAGGCCACTTTCTCGTGGCTCTTTGCTTCCCCGCTAGTCTGCCAGGATTCGGCCGAGCCCAGCTCGGCTCCACTTTTTTCGTCCCTGAGCTCTGGGAGCAGGGTGGGTGGTTTCTGCTGTTCTGACACCTTTCCCGCCGAGCTTACAGGCTGGATGGGGGTGAGTGTGGGTGGGGAAAGGCGACCGTAGGCCCCCTCCTTGCGGTCAAGCGCCTGCTGGGTGGGTGGGCGAAAGATTGGCGCTCTACGCAAGGCTGGCATGCCCTTGGGCTGATTTGAGGGAGAGATGGCTGGGCTACAGCGTTCACTGAGTGTCACCACTGAGGTACTGAGTGGGTGTATGGGTGCTTGTTGACTGAGCTGTTCGGTGATCTTGCCCACCAGTCCCTCTCCCTCTGGCTGGTGTTTAATGAGAGGGGGAGGTTTGGACAAAGACTTGGTGTGGCTAGAGTTATACGAGCTCAAAGACAATGGGCTAGAGGCTGTGGGTGCCTTGTCAAAGTACGGATTGAGATCTTTAGATTGGAAAAGTCGTGGTGGCTCATTTACAACGCTATTTGACAGCGTGGTGAAGTAGTTGGTTTGAGGGAGGGACTGGGATATAGTGTGTTTGTACTTGTACATATCAGCTACAGAGTGCTCCACCTCTTTCTCATGGCTTTTGGGCTGAGAGGAAATACGGGAGTAGGGCTCACGCTCTGTCTCTCCGGCGCGAATCTTGGCTGTGAAGGGGGCCATTTCAATGCTCTCCAGAAGAATGCGGCGGTTCTCTTCCTTATATTTGCTGGTGCGGTCGGGCCCATCCTGAGGCATGCGTGATGGTAGTTGCTGCTTGCTGTGTGGTGACTCCATGTAGAGGCGGTGTAGCTCCTTGTTGGTAGGTGTCCTGCTGCGATCCGGCTCTTGCTTTAGGTGGACACTTGCCAGACCACGCATAGGGTCTAAAAACACATTCTTGTCCTGATCTCTGAAGAAgcaatacacaaaaaaaataaaaaataaagcaacgtcacacaaaaaaatagaaaatgtgatagaaaacactcatttaaataaataaaaaaattcaaatataCCTGCATATCTGAAAATGTCAAATGCATTGAGTATCTTAATACTTTGATTTGTTCAATAGTTAAGTGGTGCTGGACTAATATTTGTTCTTGGGTCAGTGCTACAGTTCCTTCTCAGATATTAGGTAACTGCACTGGGGGTGGTTCAAATGAGTACAGACATTCAACGGGCTATAATAGAATAGTTTAATtatgcacacagtcactgaatTAGCGTACAGTGCTCCTATCACATGGCATTTGTTCCACCTCTAGTCACAAGGTATTTAACAGCTAGCCGCAGTTCCAGGCACTGCAGGACTGTGGGAATGGATTAACCGTGTGTGCTaatgacagacagagagagacagaagtGTGTGCGTGCTCACTCTTTGTGGAGTTCTCCGGGGGTTTTGGAAAGTGGCGGGCTGGAGTGTGAGCTGATCTTGACGGGTCGATGAGGCTCTGCGCTGGCTGGTCTTCCTGGGACATGGCTCAAAATACCCATATTGTCTGCTGAGGTTACAGGGGTGGGCTGGGGCAGCCAGGGGCTGGGAGTGTTCTGcaacatccacacacacacagaaggtCAAAATGCACTCAAGGCAACATACACTTCTCTGACATAAGTCGGAGTACACAAATTGTGCATTAGAATTACTGTCTCTTATTCTGTGATTTCTTTTAGGCATGCTTATAATGAACAATATGAAAAAGTTATTACAGTTTTTGTTACATTATCTTGGAATATCCTTTGTTGACAGAAATGGAAAAATTCTATAGGGAAACTATTGTATTATTTTCTGTGGTAACACCCTTTATGCCATTGATGCTGTAGAACTAAACTTAATGTTCCTTAAATAAGTTTTAAGTGTGACTGAATTATTAGGAAGAAGTGTGATCTCTAAAAGCTGGGAGAAGTTTCCAGacataatacacacacattacTTGCTGTAGGGTAGATTGTTTCATGCCAAGTTCAAAACAAACAATCCCTGGCAGCAGCAAGAGAAAGAGACATTTATTTGTCCCTCCTCTTAAAGGATCTCCTTACAACAACCACTGCCATACATTATGCATTTTAATTCACAATCTACATTGCTGCAAAATACAGTctataatatatacattataatgGCCAGGGCTAGTACACAGACAGGCACACACACTTACCCTCCGTAGACTGGAGTCTGAATTGACAGCATTCTCCGGATGTACCCACTTGTACCCGGATGTGTAGGAGTGGGTACCGTTTGGATACTGCCAGATAATGGGATAGAGGCCGAGCTGGTTATATGAGGCACCTCCATGTGTCTGGGCCAGCAAGGATGGGGGCTGCTGCTGCTGGATGAACTGCTGCTGCTGGTGGGAATGGTGGTGGGCCAAGGCCAGGTGCCCGAGTCCTGCGGAGTCCAGCCGGGGATGGCTGCCCAGGAGAGAGGATGGTGGAATTGTGGGCAGTACTGTGGGCAGCAGGTGTGGGTGGTGCACTGAGTGGCTAATGGAGGAAGAAGGGATTAGGTGGGATGGGTGGTGTGAACTGGGTGTGAGACAAGTGGCGTGAGAAGAACCATGTAGTGGATGCAGGTGTGGGTGCAGGTACGCCACGTGGTTACCGTCCGACTCAGGACGCATCAACGCAGGGTCCCGGTACACTGTAAAATGCTCATTTTTGTCGACAACAAGGGGGCTTTTTGTGGATTCAGAGGGTGCCCCACGGGCTAACACAGGCTTGAAACTGGAGCGGGGTACATCCGTCTCAAGTTTGAATGCTAAACGGCCCATTGTAGGTAGGTTATCAGGGTGGCGCGATTTATGTTTGGACACCTCAGGGGATGTATTTGGTTTGGGTTTGGAGGATTCATGAACGCTGTGAGTTTTTGACTTTATGATGTCAGGTGAAGGATTGCACTTGGGCTTGAGGATGTCAGGGGACGAGTTGGACTTAGGTTTGGACAATTCAGGAGACGGACTGAGTTTATGGGTTTTCCTGATGTCCTCTGTAAGTGAGGCATTTTTAATAACCATAGATGTATACTGCTGCTGGAGCTTCCCTCTCTCGCCCAGGGCtgctgactcactcactgatgtCACCGGCCTTATGACCTCAGAGTGGGCGAATTCGATTTTACTGCCTATGCTGCGAGCATTCTGCTGCTGCTCGCCATCCGGCCTCCTGCACTCTGAGTGGGAGGCGTTTAGCACCAAATGTCTTGATTCAGGGATGTAGGCATCACACTTCTGTGATGCCAACAAGGCCGATACGGCCTCAGAGTTCTCTATGGAACTATGCTGCGTGTTGGTATCTTCTGTGATATCAATCACGCACTTGGGTGTGTGCGTCCGAGGTGTCCCTGTGCCGTAATGGTCCTTGGGGAGGGTTTTCACAGTGCTTTTCATCTCGACAATGCAACTTTGGACCTCTGTCGGTCCAGAGGCTTGGTTCTGTGTACAGGAGGCCGGAGGAGGCAGGGGAGATCTCTTTTCTCCAGACCGTTCGCTATCTGCAAGCTGAGCTACCTCCACGGCCACTGGCTTGACGCTTTTATCCTGCATTTCATCCCAGGGAGACAGCCTGTTGATTACACTCAACTCATCCACAGGCTTGGATTCCTGGGACTTCTCCTCCTTTTCTGGAACTTTTGAAGTGCTCTTACATTTAAGCTCGTTCTCTGAACTGTGCTCTGATGAGGAGTCTATGCTCTGCTTGTTAGAGTTCTCAGAGTCGCTGCTCTCAGAGAGGTCCGACGCTTCTGTTTTGAGCCGCTTGAGAATGCCCTTCTTGTCTTCTTCATCTGCTTTCCTCCTCTTGTTTGTCTGCTTGCTTTTGTTTTTAGAAGGATCTAGAAAAAAAGAGACCCACTCTGTCAGGAAGAACTTTCAACACAGACACAAAACGTGCCACCACCAAATAATTACATGCAAGCTGAGTGCATAAGAAACTCAATCCAATTGATTATTCAAGCACGGATAaggatgatgtcatgttgtacTTAGGTTAAAGGCTGATTGAATCTTAAGTGCAGCATTAGAAGTGTGATGGATGGGACTTTATGGTAGAATTTATGCACACTTAAAACGTCCATTTCACTGTGGTGGCTGCACTCACCTCATCTCTCAAAGACCCAGCACCCTGCCAAACACTGTACTGCAGAAATTATGATGGAAGGATCTAAATGATCTTTTACCAGCTGGCCATCCAGCCAAGAAGCTAACACTGAACCTATCCAGTAGAAGGTTTCATCAACTTAAATATATATCACTAAACTGAGCCAAACATAAAAAGTATTTGTATAACATGAAAGCCATAATAGAGAAAAATCCAATCAATCCAGAGGAGattcattatgttttaatttctCTGAGTGAAGAGCTGCAATTGATGTTTCATTTCTCATCAAAATCCTAACATTACTGAATCACAGCAATTCAGTCACAGACATTTTGTCCTTAATAAAGAATAAtttatgaaaacatttaaaacaagtaATAGAAAAATCTGCCACTTTCACCATGTTTGGAGCAAAACACGAAGCAacagtattgttttttttacatttctttcttcATAATTCACAGACCTACCTGCCACCTTTCCACATGCATGCTTTAGGTAAAAGCATCATAATTATATGCTACATTACAATTGTCTAAATATAGAGGCCAAAAAAAGTGGTTGAGGGGCAGGGTGTTGTAACACAAAAAGTGATATTAACCTACCTAACACTGCAGTAGAGTGATTACTCTAACAACGATCAGTGTTTTACCTTTTCCTCCACTGTCCGATTTGTCATCTTTGATCTTCTCATCATCCGGTACACTGCTGTCGGAACCTTTTCGGCGTGAAGATCGTGAGCCGCGTTGTTGACCTGGTGAggactgctgctgctgctgctgcgggTGTTGCTGGGATACCTGCTGCTGAGCATGCTGagattgttgttgttgctgctgctgctgctgctgttgggcCTGAGAGGCCTGTTTGGGTGTGGAGCCAGAGGAATTCATCACGGGTCTGGGGCTGTTGGCCTGGGCACGAGTGTAATGACCCtggaaaaacacaaaaacagcacCAACAGCAAGCACAAGCATGAGAGGGCTTGTAATGGATCTAGGCTATAGAGGGTGAGAgaatttttaagtaaaaaacCACCAATATCAAAAACACTTCCTTGCCAGCAACAACTGCACTACACACATCTGTAAAAAATGTGGTCACAGAGCTAGGCTTAAAAGAAGAGTTCCTATGGCTCTTAAAAATGCTTTTCAGCCCTATAGctcaaaaattatatttcacctgaTATTTAATCCATCCAAGCACAGTGGTGAAAGGGTAATTGGGGTAagcatttatttgcaaaatTAGCACTTGATAAATGAATTCTAAATAACTATAATAGACAGGGATATGCAGGTGGTATAAAAGCAGCTCTAAATCTATGGAGAGAGAGGGGTGCGGCCCGGTACCTGAGTGATTCCTGTAGAGCCGCTTGGTCTCCCTCCTGTGGTCTGCTTGCATATCCCCAATTAATGTTTAAAACAGGGAAACagagaagaaaaacaaacaaaaacaaaaacaaaacaaacaaaaaaaaaacaggtggaACAGAGAAGTCTTGTTAATGATGAAGGGAGCAATGATATGTGTTCTACAAGGCTCTAGTTTTCTTTAAAaagatttgttttaaaaagcacATAGGAACTTTACTTCAAAGCTAGCTACAGACACAACTTCCAGTAAGAAGCACAGACAGACACTGGGACAGACATGCACAAGACAGAAATACAAAATGACATGTAACACAATGTTAATCCAGGAAGGCAGGTGTGCTGATCATCTAGCAAcaaaagcacataggcattgaGATAATATGTGTGTGCAATTGTAAGCTAAACTTACGTGGGCAGTGTTGCTGTTCTGGCTAGAGCGAGACCTGCGTCGCGACGTGATACCGATGTTTTCTCCTTTTAGTAAAGAATGGACCACATCATCCAGAAAGGTCATCTGTACCATGGAAGGGTCAACGTTCTGAGGCTCTAGTACCTGCACACAGAATCAGAGgagaaaacaaaaaatgtttgttttttgttgttgttgtttttaagaaCCATGGAAGGCttgctttaaaataattttgacaTTAACAATAGCAGGGCGTCTCATTCTGT is a genomic window containing:
- the jmjd1cb gene encoding probable JmjC domain-containing histone demethylation protein 2C isoform X1; this translates as MVVGKRFLCVSGEEPLEPAHIARWSWRTGVIRAVTHRDHDNPELTVYVEFDDLEWEKREWVKVYEDFQIFLLEHQLVWAKRKEGAQLQGTKTKQIQWPALTFKPLVGKTVFGSITAIEFFSDRHLDFLTEEGAFQPYQDEVDNLSPVLRDYPHLHEEVKAWVKDQKVQEIFMQGPYSLNGYRVRVYRQDSATQWFTGIITHHDLFSRTMVVMNDQVLEPQNVDPSMVQMTFLDDVVHSLLKGENIGITSRRRSRSSQNSNTAHQTTGGRPSGSTGITQGHYTRAQANSPRPVMNSSGSTPKQASQAQQQQQQQQQQQSQHAQQQVSQQHPQQQQQQSSPGQQRGSRSSRRKGSDSSVPDDEKIKDDKSDSGGKDPSKNKSKQTNKRRKADEEDKKGILKRLKTEASDLSESSDSENSNKQSIDSSSEHSSENELKCKSTSKVPEKEEKSQESKPVDELSVINRLSPWDEMQDKSVKPVAVEVAQLADSERSGEKRSPLPPPASCTQNQASGPTEVQSCIVEMKSTVKTLPKDHYGTGTPRTHTPKCVIDITEDTNTQHSSIENSEAVSALLASQKCDAYIPESRHLVLNASHSECRRPDGEQQQNARSIGSKIEFAHSEVIRPVTSVSESAALGERGKLQQQYTSMVIKNASLTEDIRKTHKLSPSPELSKPKSNSSPDILKPKCNPSPDIIKSKTHSVHESSKPKPNTSPEVSKHKSRHPDNLPTMGRLAFKLETDVPRSSFKPVLARGAPSESTKSPLVVDKNEHFTVYRDPALMRPESDGNHVAYLHPHLHPLHGSSHATCLTPSSHHPSHLIPSSSISHSVHHPHLLPTVLPTIPPSSLLGSHPRLDSAGLGHLALAHHHSHQQQQFIQQQQPPSLLAQTHGGASYNQLGLYPIIWQYPNGTHSYTSGYKWVHPENAVNSDSSLRRNTPSPWLPQPTPVTSADNMGILSHVPGRPASAEPHRPVKISSHSSPPLSKTPGELHKEDQDKNVFLDPMRGLASVHLKQEPDRSRTPTNKELHRLYMESPHSKQQLPSRMPQDGPDRTSKYKEENRRILLESIEMAPFTAKIRAGETEREPYSRISSQPKSHEKEVEHSVADMYKYKHTISQSLPQTNYFTTLSNSVVNEPPRLFQSKDLNPYFDKAPTASSPLSLSSYNSSHTKSLSKPPPLIKHQPEGEGLVGKITEQLSQQAPIHPLSTSVVTLSERCSPAISPSNQPKGMPALRRAPIFRPPTQQALDRKEGAYGRLSPPTLTPIQPVSSAGKVSEQQKPPTLLPELRDEKSGAELGSAESWQTSGEAKSHEKVAWHSENSQGKPQAAMASVIVRPSTCIKYDGSLGPKIASKEQLGGRLFASHTQSDCLKVSESRESGRVILPNTNLEDPSDQYNKNLIRASPGVIPSSVAVVANSVCNTRTNEAIATASSTFSTQSHNGADLSFSISGTSGSTRLESSSSKSRPPTVVESQEGGSRTTSPSLLPHAGTQAYSRNYVHLKKAKAALAAAQSRGSSSASESESSSVRSSQDSPTITQDNSMPSNPASKASPLPNGQPAQVCQSNYHKLKKAWLTRHSEEDKNTNKSEKGGNAISELIKPCSVNLIAPASSDVDLGKDSKGQEDKLSQDDRKTRRTLKRTYESGSESGDDSDSSESKLEQRTKRQPKPTYKKKQNDLQKRKGDNEKEEDEVKPNGIFRSAKEKTKLKLASTNGIPRSVLKDWRKVKKLKQTGESFLQDDSCSEIGPNLQKCRECRSVRTKKGEEPAHSPVFCRFYHFRRLSYSKNGVIRIDGFSSPDQYDEEALSLWAPDGYEENNLDLETSKYILSYIGDKFCQLVITENTATTWIKKDAKIAWKRAVRGVRESCDACEATLFNIHWVCQKCGFVVCLDCYKAKERKSSKDKELYAWLKCVKGQPHDHKHLMPTQIIPGTVLTDLVNAMHMLREKYSIKSHCLCPGKQNSLFNKLPSTNGVSQVLQNVLNHSNKISLCKPEGGQQNSSLKVEANGGSSPASDTSTDSKFTPPESQSPLHFLADLAEQKSREEKKENKESLVGKIKEEKDQSDALESLHSKASSLEQGSTLRDLLTTTAGKLRLGSTDAGIAFAPVYSTASQIVKSGRSMPNILDDIIASVVENKIPAGRGTKLNLKHEPQEEPKAERKKAVEEPPKLYADIPHCWLYERRLLWLKDHRNSNNWKLFRECWRQAQPVLVSGVHKKLNASLWKAESFNQEFADHQGDLLNCKDGVMSNSGVKEFWDGFEDLTKRPKSKDGETVVYRLKDWPSGEEFMALMPSRYDDLMKNLPMPEYSDPEGNLNLASHLPSFFVRPDLGPRLCCAYGVAASQEQDFGTASLHMEVSDIISVLVYVGVAKGNGVLSKTGVLKRLEEEDLDDNVKKRLKDSSETPGALWHIYTSKDGEKIKEFLHKVAKEQGVEIPADHDPIREPGWYLSRKLRQRLLDEHAVQGWTVVQFLGDSVLIPAGALHQVQNLHSCVQVINDFVSPEHVGHSFHLTQELRSSKEEINYEDKLQVKNIFYHCVKNAVGTLKRCCAEEEEEEETNS
- the jmjd1cb gene encoding probable JmjC domain-containing histone demethylation protein 2C isoform X4, with product MQGPYSLNGYRVRVYRQDSATQWFTGIITHHDLFSRTMVVMNDQVLEPQNVDPSMVQMTFLDDVVHSLLKGENIGITSRRRSRSSQNSNTAHQTTGGRPSGSTGITQGHYTRAQANSPRPVMNSSGSTPKQASQAQQQQQQQQQQQSQHAQQQVSQQHPQQQQQQSSPGQQRGSRSSRRKGSDSSVPDDEKIKDDKSDSGGKDPSKNKSKQTNKRRKADEEDKKGILKRLKTEASDLSESSDSENSNKQSIDSSSEHSSENELKCKSTSKVPEKEEKSQESKPVDELSVINRLSPWDEMQDKSVKPVAVEVAQLADSERSGEKRSPLPPPASCTQNQASGPTEVQSCIVEMKSTVKTLPKDHYGTGTPRTHTPKCVIDITEDTNTQHSSIENSEAVSALLASQKCDAYIPESRHLVLNASHSECRRPDGEQQQNARSIGSKIEFAHSEVIRPVTSVSESAALGERGKLQQQYTSMVIKNASLTEDIRKTHKLSPSPELSKPKSNSSPDILKPKCNPSPDIIKSKTHSVHESSKPKPNTSPEVSKHKSRHPDNLPTMGRLAFKLETDVPRSSFKPVLARGAPSESTKSPLVVDKNEHFTVYRDPALMRPESDGNHVAYLHPHLHPLHGSSHATCLTPSSHHPSHLIPSSSISHSVHHPHLLPTVLPTIPPSSLLGSHPRLDSAGLGHLALAHHHSHQQQQFIQQQQPPSLLAQTHGGASYNQLGLYPIIWQYPNGTHSYTSGYKWVHPENAVNSDSSLRRNTPSPWLPQPTPVTSADNMGILSHVPGRPASAEPHRPVKISSHSSPPLSKTPGELHKEDQDKNVFLDPMRGLASVHLKQEPDRSRTPTNKELHRLYMESPHSKQQLPSRMPQDGPDRTSKYKEENRRILLESIEMAPFTAKIRAGETEREPYSRISSQPKSHEKEVEHSVADMYKYKHTISQSLPQTNYFTTLSNSVVNEPPRLFQSKDLNPYFDKAPTASSPLSLSSYNSSHTKSLSKPPPLIKHQPEGEGLVGKITEQLSQQAPIHPLSTSVVTLSERCSPAISPSNQPKGMPALRRAPIFRPPTQQALDRKEGAYGRLSPPTLTPIQPVSSAGKVSEQQKPPTLLPELRDEKSGAELGSAESWQTSGEAKSHEKVAWHSENSQGKPQAAMASVIVRPSTCIKYDGSLGPKIASKEQLGGRLFASHTQSDCLKVSESRESGRVILPNTNLEDPSDQYNKNLIRASPGVIPSSVAVVANSVCNTRTNEAIATASSTFSTQSHNGADLSFSISGTSGSTRLESSSSKSRPPTVVESQEGGSRTTSPSLLPHAGTQAYSRNYVHLKKAKAALAAAQSRGSSSASESESSSVRSSQDSPTITQDNSMPSNPASKASPLPNGQPAQVCQSNYHKLKKAWLTRHSEEDKNTNKSEKGGNAISELIKPCSVNLIAPASSDVDLGKDSKGQEDKLSQDDRKTRRTLKRTYESGSESGDDSDSSESKLEQRTKRQPKPTYKKKQNDLQKRKGDNEKEEDEVKPNGIFRSAKEKTKLKLASTNGIPRSVLKDWRKVKKLKQTGESFLQDDSCSEIGPNLQKCRECRSVRTKKGEEPAHSPVFCRFYHFRRLSYSKNGVIRIDGFSSPDQYDEEALSLWAPDGYEENNLDLETSKYILSYIGDKFCQLVITENTATTWIKKDAKIAWKRAVRGVRESCDACEATLFNIHWVCQKCGFVVCLDCYKAKERKSSKDKELYAWLKCVKGQPHDHKHLMPTQIIPGTVLTDLVNAMHMLREKYSIKSHCLCPGKQNSLFNKLPSTNGVSQVLQNVLNHSNKISLCKPEGGQQNSSLKVEANGGSSPASDTSTDSKFTPPESQSPLHFLADLAEQKSREEKKENKESLVGKIKEEKDQSDALESLHSKASSLEQGSTLRDLLTTTAGKLRLGSTDAGIAFAPVYSTASQIVKSGRSMPNILDDIIASVVENKIPAGRGTKLNLKHEPQEEPKAERKKAVEEPPKLYADIPHCWLYERRLLWLKDHRNSNNWKLFRECWRQAQPVLVSGVHKKLNASLWKAESFNQEFADHQGDLLNCKDGVMSNSGVKEFWDGFEDLTKRPKSKDGETVVYRLKDWPSGEEFMALMPSRYDDLMKNLPMPEYSDPEGNLNLASHLPSFFVRPDLGPRLCCAYGVAASQEQDFGTASLHMEVSDIISVLVYVGVAKGNGVLSKTGVLKRLEEEDLDDNVKKRLKDSSETPGALWHIYTSKDGEKIKEFLHKVAKEQGVEIPADHDPIREPGWYLSRKLRQRLLDEHAVQGWTVVQFLGDSVLIPAGALHQVQNLHSCVQVINDFVSPEHVGHSFHLTQELRSSKEEINYEDKLQVKNIFYHCVKNAVGTLKRCCAEEEEEEETNS